From the Psychrobacter sp. P11F6 genome, the window TTTTATGCCTGCCGCGTCGGTGACGATCAACAAGGCAAGTTTTACTTAAAAGACTTACATGAAGCAGGTGTTGCAACTTCAGAGAAATCTATCCATGCAGGCGGAGTAACGGGTTCATGTGTGGTCGCAGTCACCGAAGATGGCGAGCGCACCATGCAAACTTATCTTGGTACTTCAAGCGAAATCACCGCAGAAAATGTCGATTTTGATGCGCTGACACAAGCTGACTGGCTATATATAGAAGGCTACTTAGCCATGACTGAGAGTATTCAGCCTGCCATGACTCAGTTGCGTCACCAAGCAGGGATTCATTCTGCAAAAATTGCCGTAAGTTTTGCTGATCCTGCCGTGGTGAAGTTTGCCAAAGACGGTTTACTCAATATGCTGGGCAATAAAGTAGCAGTGATATTCTGTAATAGTGAGGAAGCCAAGCTCTTTACGGACAAAAAACAAGTCAAGGCAGCCGCACGCGCATTGCTTGAGTATTGCCAGACGGCAGTCGTCACTGATGGTGCCAATGGTGCAACGATCGCCCATAAAGCTGATGACACATCAGAGATTGAGATTTATGAAGTTGCTACACCAGTCGTTACTAATGTCATTGATACCAACGGTGCCGGTGATAATTACGCAGGAGCATTTTTATACGCGTTGTCGCAGCACTATAGCTTGCCTGAATGTGGTCGTCTTGCCAGCGAAGTGGCGGCGCAGGTGATTCAACAGTTTGGACCACGATTAGCCTCACAAGATTATAGAGATATTGCAAAGCGTGTACTATCTGCTTAACTTATAAAAATCTGTCATTGCCGATAATAAAAAAGCCCATATCGATTGATATGGGCTTTTTTATTATTAATCATGAGACAAGTTATTCAATTCACATTGCTCAGTTCAATAGAAAGCGTTTAATACTAAGCCGAGGCTAATGCTTGC encodes:
- a CDS encoding adenosine kinase; its protein translation is MYNVMAIGNALVDHEYVLSDAALEETDLTKGNMTLAGIDEQQQLLAYFKLAEIAPSKQAGGGSAANTMYTFASLGGKPFYACRVGDDQQGKFYLKDLHEAGVATSEKSIHAGGVTGSCVVAVTEDGERTMQTYLGTSSEITAENVDFDALTQADWLYIEGYLAMTESIQPAMTQLRHQAGIHSAKIAVSFADPAVVKFAKDGLLNMLGNKVAVIFCNSEEAKLFTDKKQVKAAARALLEYCQTAVVTDGANGATIAHKADDTSEIEIYEVATPVVTNVIDTNGAGDNYAGAFLYALSQHYSLPECGRLASEVAAQVIQQFGPRLASQDYRDIAKRVLSA